A genomic stretch from Bosea sp. F3-2 includes:
- the gltA gene encoding citrate synthase: MSGNTSQLQVGDKTVDMAIKQGSVGPAVIDIGKLYAQTGMFTYDPGFTSTASCESQITYIDGDQGVLLYRGYPIEQLAEHGDFLETCYLLLYGELPTAAQKADFDYRVTRHTMVHEQMARFFQGFRRDAHPMAVMVGSIGAMSAFYHDSTDISDPHQRMIASMRMIAKVPTLAAMAFKYTVGQPFVYPLNSLDYTSNFLRMCFAVPAEEYKVNPVLSRALDRIFILHADHEQNASTSTVRLAGSSGANPFACIAAGTACLWGPAHGGANEAALKMLEEIGTVDNIPKYIAKAKDKNDPFRLMGFGHRVYKNYDPRAKIMQKTTHEVLNELGIKDDPLLDVAVELERIALHDEYFIEKKLYPNIDFYSGITLKAMGFPTSMFTVLFAVARTVGWIAQWKEMIEDPSQKIGRPRQLYTGSPQRDYTPIGRR, translated from the coding sequence ATGAGCGGAAACACCAGCCAGCTCCAGGTCGGCGACAAGACCGTCGACATGGCGATCAAGCAAGGGTCGGTCGGCCCTGCCGTCATCGACATCGGCAAGCTCTACGCCCAGACCGGCATGTTCACCTACGACCCCGGCTTCACCTCGACGGCGAGCTGCGAGTCGCAGATCACCTATATCGATGGCGACCAGGGCGTGCTGCTCTATCGCGGCTACCCGATCGAGCAGCTCGCCGAGCACGGCGACTTCCTCGAGACCTGCTATCTGCTGCTTTACGGCGAGCTGCCGACGGCCGCGCAGAAGGCCGATTTCGACTATCGCGTCACGCGCCACACTATGGTGCATGAGCAGATGGCCCGCTTCTTCCAGGGCTTCCGCCGCGACGCGCACCCGATGGCCGTCATGGTCGGCTCGATCGGCGCGATGTCGGCCTTCTATCACGACTCCACCGACATCTCGGACCCGCATCAGCGCATGATCGCCTCGATGCGCATGATCGCGAAGGTGCCGACGCTGGCGGCGATGGCGTTCAAGTACACCGTCGGCCAGCCCTTCGTGTATCCGCTGAACTCGCTGGACTACACTTCGAACTTCCTGCGCATGTGCTTCGCGGTGCCGGCCGAAGAGTACAAGGTCAACCCGGTGCTGTCGCGCGCGCTCGACCGGATCTTCATCCTGCACGCCGACCACGAGCAGAACGCCTCGACCTCGACCGTGCGTCTCGCCGGCTCCTCGGGCGCCAACCCCTTCGCCTGCATCGCGGCCGGCACGGCCTGCCTGTGGGGGCCCGCCCATGGCGGCGCCAATGAGGCGGCGCTCAAGATGCTCGAGGAGATCGGGACCGTCGACAACATCCCGAAATACATCGCCAAGGCCAAGGACAAGAACGATCCGTTCCGCCTGATGGGCTTCGGCCACCGGGTCTACAAGAACTACGACCCGCGCGCCAAGATCATGCAGAAGACCACGCATGAGGTGCTGAACGAGCTCGGCATCAAGGACGACCCGCTGCTGGACGTCGCCGTCGAGCTGGAGCGCATCGCGCTGCACGACGAGTACTTCATCGAGAAGAAGCTCTATCCGAACATCGATTTCTATTCGGGCATCACGCTGAAGGCGATGGGCTTCCCGACCTCGATGTTCACCGTGCTCTTCGCCGTCGCCCGCACCGTCGGCTGGATCGCGCAGTGGAAGGAGATGATCGAGGATCCGTCCCAGAAGATCGGCCGCCCGCGCCAGCTCTACACCGGCTCGCCGCAGCGCGACTACACGCCGATCGGCCGCCGCTGA
- the gltX gene encoding glutamate--tRNA ligase, which produces MSNAVVTRFAPSPTGFLHIGGARTALFNWLYARRQGGKMLLRIEDTDRERSTEAAIAAILDGLEWLGLDWDGQTVYQFQRAARHREVAEQMLAAGKAYYCYATPAELEEMREKARAEGKPLRYDGRWRDRDPATAPTDVKPVIRLKAPQTGETVVNDEVQGRVVWQNENLDDLVLLRSDGTPTYMLAVVVDDHDMGVTHVIRGDDHLTNAARQTQIYSALGWDVPSLSHIPLIHGPDGAKLSKRHGALGIDAYRSMGYLPAALRNYLVRLGWSHGDQEVFSTQEMIDAFNLSSIGRSPARFDYAKLENLNGLYMRQSSERELLDALKVILPEIGPARGLGATLSPELEAKFLAAMPGLKERAKTLVELLDSAFYLYAPRPLQLDDKAKSLLDEAARQRLPQIAEKLAAVGDWEPAPLEAAVRAYVEESGIKLGQAAQPLRAALTGRAMSPGLFDVMAVLGREETLARLADQVA; this is translated from the coding sequence ATGAGCAACGCCGTCGTCACGCGCTTTGCGCCCTCGCCCACCGGATTCCTGCATATCGGCGGAGCCCGCACGGCGCTGTTCAACTGGCTCTATGCCCGCCGGCAAGGCGGCAAGATGCTGCTGCGCATCGAAGACACCGACCGCGAGCGCTCGACCGAAGCCGCCATCGCCGCGATCCTCGATGGGCTGGAATGGCTCGGCCTCGATTGGGACGGCCAGACCGTCTATCAGTTCCAGCGCGCGGCGCGCCACCGCGAGGTGGCCGAGCAGATGCTCGCCGCCGGCAAGGCCTATTACTGCTACGCCACCCCGGCCGAGCTCGAGGAGATGCGCGAGAAGGCGCGCGCCGAGGGCAAGCCGCTGCGCTATGACGGGCGCTGGCGCGACCGCGACCCGGCGACCGCGCCAACCGACGTGAAGCCCGTCATCCGCCTCAAGGCGCCGCAGACCGGCGAGACCGTGGTGAACGATGAGGTGCAGGGCCGCGTCGTCTGGCAGAACGAGAATCTCGACGACCTCGTGCTGCTGCGCTCGGATGGCACGCCGACCTATATGCTCGCCGTCGTGGTCGACGACCACGATATGGGCGTGACCCATGTCATCCGCGGCGACGACCATCTCACCAACGCCGCCCGCCAGACCCAGATCTACAGCGCGCTCGGCTGGGACGTGCCGAGCCTATCGCATATCCCGCTGATCCATGGACCGGACGGCGCCAAGCTCTCGAAGCGCCACGGCGCGCTCGGTATCGATGCCTATCGCTCGATGGGCTATCTGCCGGCGGCACTGCGCAACTATCTGGTGCGGCTGGGCTGGAGCCATGGCGACCAGGAGGTCTTCTCGACCCAGGAGATGATCGACGCCTTCAACCTGTCCTCGATCGGCCGCTCGCCGGCGCGCTTCGACTACGCCAAGCTGGAGAACCTCAACGGGCTCTACATGCGCCAGTCGAGCGAGCGAGAGCTCCTCGACGCGCTCAAGGTGATCCTGCCGGAGATCGGCCCGGCGCGCGGTCTCGGCGCGACGCTGTCGCCGGAGCTCGAAGCGAAGTTCCTCGCCGCGATGCCCGGCCTCAAGGAGCGCGCCAAGACGCTGGTCGAGCTGCTCGACAGCGCCTTCTATCTCTACGCCCCGCGCCCGCTGCAGCTCGACGACAAGGCCAAGAGCCTGCTCGACGAAGCCGCGCGCCAACGCCTGCCGCAGATCGCCGAAAAACTCGCCGCCGTCGGCGACTGGGAGCCTGCGCCGCTGGAGGCGGCCGTGCGCGCCTATGTCGAGGAAAGCGGTATCAAGCTCGGCCAGGCGGCGCAGCCGCTGCGCGCCGCGCTGACCGGCCGGGCCATGTCGCCTGGGCTGTTCGACGTGATGGCCGTGCTCGGCCGCGAAGAGACGCTGGCGCGGCTCGCCGACCAGGTCGCGTGA
- a CDS encoding ComEC/Rec2 family competence protein, whose amino-acid sequence MQPGPPGQDKPRGARAEALPLRLRPSWLAPARLDAWLRDWQARFGRALELEAERRRPFLWLPVAMGAGILLYFAADREPALWAPLAGFGMSVVFAYILRTRRLAAMASLAAAAAFAGFAAGVWRTADIAAPMLERPRIGKLTGFVESVEARDNGARIVLLVTDFAGIPAAERPRRVRVNTRAGSVAPGDHVVATARLLPPPGPARAGGYDFGRDAFFRGIGAVGSIAGKIALAPPPYPIPTRLAVDVAIDQARNALTQRIAEVGGGQGGAVAAALVTGKRGLITEATNNDLRAAGIYHIVSISGLHMVLAAGTIFWLARALLALSQTAALRWPIKKIAAVAAMIGATAYCIFSGSDVATERSLIMTLVMLGAILVDRAALSMRNLALAAMIVLLREPDALLGPSFQMSFGAVAALIAFAERWEGRKRAQPPPVLPWPLGPVWTAALGILVTTLLATAATAPFGAYHFQTFNPFGLLGNAMALPFVSLFVMPAAVFGVLAYPFGLDWPAWALMGLASDVVLKVAHWVATIDHSTVMIAAFGPVVLVCFVLALLWLTLWTTAWRWLAAFPLMLGVAIAGKPERPEIFVERDGSGLAVRGSDGRLAIAGKPSRFVLQQWLAADGDRRSPDDPTLRAGIACDALGCVAKIADGRTVSYARERLAIIEDCRRADLVVTAIPWNGTCKARLVDRMALSRDGATSLYRAGAGWSSHISERASAERPWSRPKASPPAQPSPPSTPALQAGFANSDPDSL is encoded by the coding sequence ATGCAGCCGGGGCCGCCGGGGCAGGACAAGCCGCGCGGCGCGCGAGCCGAAGCCTTGCCCTTGCGTCTGCGGCCGTCATGGCTGGCCCCTGCGCGTCTCGACGCCTGGCTGCGCGACTGGCAGGCGCGCTTCGGCCGTGCACTTGAGCTGGAAGCCGAGCGCCGCCGCCCGTTCCTGTGGCTGCCCGTGGCGATGGGGGCCGGCATCCTGCTTTATTTCGCGGCCGACCGTGAGCCGGCTTTGTGGGCGCCGCTCGCCGGTTTCGGCATGAGCGTGGTGTTCGCCTATATCCTGCGGACTCGCCGTTTGGCCGCGATGGCCAGCCTGGCGGCGGCCGCTGCCTTCGCCGGCTTCGCGGCCGGTGTCTGGCGTACCGCGGATATCGCGGCGCCGATGCTGGAGCGACCGCGAATCGGCAAGCTGACGGGCTTCGTCGAGAGCGTGGAGGCACGCGACAACGGCGCCCGCATCGTGCTGCTGGTAACGGATTTCGCCGGGATTCCGGCAGCCGAGCGTCCGAGGCGCGTGCGCGTCAATACCCGTGCCGGTTCCGTGGCGCCGGGAGATCATGTCGTCGCGACGGCGCGGCTGCTGCCCCCGCCGGGGCCGGCACGGGCGGGCGGCTATGATTTCGGTCGCGATGCCTTCTTTCGGGGCATCGGCGCTGTCGGCAGCATCGCGGGCAAGATCGCCCTGGCGCCGCCGCCTTATCCGATACCGACGCGCCTTGCCGTCGATGTCGCCATCGACCAGGCCCGCAATGCCTTGACCCAGCGTATCGCCGAGGTGGGGGGCGGGCAGGGTGGGGCGGTCGCCGCCGCCCTCGTCACGGGAAAGCGGGGGCTGATCACCGAGGCGACGAACAACGACCTGCGCGCCGCCGGCATCTACCACATCGTTTCGATCTCCGGCCTGCATATGGTGCTCGCTGCCGGGACGATCTTCTGGCTGGCGCGCGCCCTGCTGGCGCTCTCCCAGACAGCCGCGCTGCGCTGGCCGATCAAGAAGATCGCGGCGGTCGCGGCGATGATCGGCGCGACCGCCTACTGCATCTTCTCGGGCAGCGATGTCGCGACGGAGCGCTCGCTGATCATGACGCTGGTGATGCTCGGCGCGATCCTCGTCGATCGTGCCGCGCTGAGCATGCGCAATCTCGCGCTTGCCGCGATGATCGTGCTGCTGCGCGAGCCGGATGCGCTGCTCGGGCCGAGCTTCCAGATGTCCTTCGGAGCGGTTGCAGCATTGATCGCCTTCGCCGAACGCTGGGAGGGCCGCAAACGTGCTCAGCCGCCTCCGGTGCTGCCGTGGCCGTTGGGGCCGGTCTGGACGGCGGCGCTCGGCATCCTCGTCACCACCTTGCTGGCGACGGCTGCGACAGCGCCCTTCGGTGCCTATCACTTCCAGACTTTCAACCCCTTCGGCCTGCTCGGCAATGCGATGGCTCTGCCCTTCGTCTCGCTCTTCGTCATGCCGGCGGCCGTCTTTGGCGTGCTGGCCTATCCCTTCGGGCTGGACTGGCCGGCATGGGCGCTGATGGGGCTGGCTTCCGATGTCGTGCTCAAGGTGGCGCATTGGGTCGCGACCATCGACCATTCCACCGTGATGATCGCGGCCTTCGGCCCGGTGGTGCTGGTCTGCTTCGTGCTGGCGCTGCTGTGGCTGACGCTCTGGACCACAGCCTGGCGCTGGCTGGCGGCGTTTCCTCTCATGCTCGGCGTCGCCATCGCCGGCAAGCCGGAACGGCCGGAAATTTTCGTCGAACGCGACGGTTCGGGACTGGCGGTGCGGGGCTCAGATGGCCGCCTCGCGATTGCGGGCAAGCCTAGCCGTTTCGTGCTGCAGCAATGGCTTGCAGCCGATGGCGACAGACGTTCGCCGGACGATCCGACCCTGCGCGCCGGCATCGCCTGTGATGCGCTCGGCTGCGTCGCGAAAATCGCCGACGGGCGCACGGTTTCCTACGCGCGCGAGCGGCTGGCGATCATCGAGGATTGCCGTCGCGCCGATCTCGTCGTCACGGCGATTCCCTGGAACGGGACCTGCAAGGCCCGGCTGGTCGACCGGATGGCGCTCTCGCGCGATGGCGCGACGTCGCTCTATCGAGCCGGTGCCGGCTGGAGCAGCCACATCTCCGAACGGGCCTCGGCAGAGCGCCCCTGGAGCCGCCCTAAAGCATCGCCTCCCGCACAGCCGTCACCGCCATCGACGCCGGCGTTGCAAGCCGGCTTCGCGAACAGCGACCCGGATTCCTTATAA
- the lexA gene encoding transcriptional repressor LexA, translating into MLTRKQHELLRFIQERLRESGVPPSFDEMKDALDLRSKSGIHRLIMALEERGFIRRLPNRARALEIIKMPDGLGAPQQRPRFNPAVVQGGLGAQPSLAKPRPAADEDSRSSIAIPVMGRIAAGTPISAIQNRSHTVSLPPDMLGSGEHYALEVRGDSMVEAGILDGDTVIIRKQDSANTGDIVVALIDDEEATLKRLRKRGSSIALEAANPAYETRVLGPDRVKIQGRLVNLMRRY; encoded by the coding sequence ATGCTGACACGCAAGCAACACGAACTCCTGCGCTTCATCCAGGAACGCTTGCGCGAGAGCGGTGTGCCACCCTCCTTCGACGAGATGAAGGATGCGCTCGATCTGCGCTCCAAATCCGGCATTCACCGGCTGATCATGGCGCTGGAGGAGCGCGGCTTCATCCGCCGCCTGCCCAACCGGGCGCGTGCGCTCGAGATCATCAAGATGCCTGACGGGCTCGGTGCCCCGCAGCAGCGGCCAAGGTTCAATCCCGCGGTCGTCCAGGGCGGCCTCGGCGCGCAGCCCAGTCTCGCCAAGCCCCGCCCTGCCGCCGATGAGGACAGCCGCTCCTCCATCGCGATCCCGGTGATGGGCCGCATCGCCGCCGGCACGCCGATCTCGGCGATCCAGAACCGCAGCCACACCGTCTCGCTACCGCCCGACATGCTCGGCTCCGGCGAGCATTACGCGCTGGAAGTGCGTGGAGACTCGATGGTCGAAGCCGGCATCCTCGACGGCGACACTGTCATCATCCGCAAGCAGGACTCGGCCAATACCGGCGACATCGTCGTGGCGCTGATTGACGATGAGGAAGCGACGCTGAAGCGGCTGCGCAAGCGCGGCTCCTCGATCGCGCTCGAAGCCGCCAACCCCGCCTATGAGACGCGCGTGCTCGGGCCTGACCGGGTCAAGATCCAGGGCCGCCTCGTCAATCTGATGCGGCGCTATTAG
- the glp gene encoding gephyrin-like molybdotransferase Glp translates to MALTPVPVARKALLDSIPGPTGAESLPLAQCAWRVLAGDLKALRTQPPFANSAMDGYAVRGDDMAEGVSLAVIGESAAGRAFEGIVGPGEAVRIFTGAPMPEGADTILIQEDADGVGSPTIRVRVPPAQGKFLRAAGLDFHEGDALLPAGRVLDSAALGLAAAMGHPSLPVRRKPRVAILATGDELVAPGEPVGRDQIVASNSFSLAALVEKAGGAVLDLGIARDDHADLAARIGQARAADADVLITLGGASVGAHDLVQEALTRAGMSLGFWKIAMRPGKPMMTGRLGRMVVVGLPGNPVSSIVCGHLFVLPLIEALLGMAEADRDRSIPARLGRDMPGNDEREDYLRSTLELTPDGWMATPFDRQDSSMLGTLARAQALTIRPAHAAPAKKGDGCRILPLR, encoded by the coding sequence GGGGCCGAAAGCCTGCCGCTCGCGCAATGCGCCTGGCGGGTGCTCGCGGGTGACCTGAAGGCTCTTCGGACCCAGCCGCCCTTCGCCAATTCCGCCATGGACGGCTATGCCGTGCGCGGTGATGACATGGCCGAAGGCGTCTCGCTCGCCGTGATCGGCGAATCCGCTGCCGGCCGGGCCTTCGAGGGGATTGTCGGCCCCGGTGAAGCCGTACGGATCTTCACCGGCGCGCCGATGCCGGAAGGTGCCGACACCATCCTGATCCAGGAGGATGCCGATGGCGTCGGTAGTCCGACGATCCGCGTGCGCGTGCCGCCGGCCCAGGGGAAGTTCCTGCGGGCAGCCGGGCTGGATTTCCACGAAGGCGACGCCCTGTTGCCGGCCGGGCGCGTGCTCGACAGCGCGGCCCTCGGCCTCGCCGCCGCGATGGGCCATCCCTCGCTGCCGGTTCGGCGCAAGCCGCGCGTCGCGATCCTTGCCACCGGCGACGAGCTGGTGGCGCCGGGGGAGCCGGTGGGGCGGGACCAGATCGTCGCCTCGAACTCCTTCTCGCTTGCCGCGCTGGTCGAGAAGGCCGGCGGCGCCGTTCTCGATCTCGGCATCGCCCGCGACGATCATGCCGACCTCGCCGCCAGGATCGGCCAGGCGCGGGCCGCCGATGCCGATGTCCTCATCACGCTCGGAGGTGCCTCGGTCGGCGCCCATGACCTTGTACAAGAGGCGCTGACGCGGGCCGGGATGTCGCTCGGCTTCTGGAAGATCGCGATGCGGCCGGGCAAACCGATGATGACCGGCCGGCTCGGTCGGATGGTCGTGGTCGGCCTGCCCGGCAACCCGGTCTCCTCGATCGTCTGCGGCCATCTCTTCGTCCTGCCGCTGATCGAGGCGCTGCTCGGCATGGCCGAGGCCGACCGCGACCGCAGCATCCCAGCCCGTCTCGGCCGCGACATGCCAGGAAATGACGAGCGCGAGGACTATCTGCGCTCCACTTTGGAGCTGACCCCGGATGGCTGGATGGCGACGCCCTTCGACCGGCAGGATTCCTCGATGCTCGGCACGTTGGCGCGGGCGCAGGCGCTGACAATCCGGCCAGCCCATGCCGCGCCGGCAAAAAAAGGCGACGGCTGCCGCATCCTGCCGCTGCGGTAG